The DNA segment ACTTGAATTCTATGTGTTAAGCGTTTGATAGTATTGAAACTGAGAAATAGTTTTGTCAGGTGGAAGATTGAGCAGAGATGAGAGGATTCAGGTGACTGACAACACACACAGGAGGAGCAAGGCAAATGTTTTATGTAGTGAGCTGTGATTTGCAATGAAATAAAGGGTGGTTGCAGAATCAAGTTCAGCAGTAAAATTAAAGCCAGTTTAGGACTGtaaacccagccagctccatcctgggcaccagcctccccagcatcccggacatcttcaaaaggcaatgcctcaaatagacaacatccatcattaaggtcccccatcacccatgacatccctcttctcattgctaccatcatggaggaggaaGACTCACACTTAAAAGAAACAAATGTTACTCATTGCCTATTATCCGGTCTTGCTGTGTTTGAAGTGGCTGCCATTTTAACTCTCAGAATCACACACTGTccatttattaaaaataaatgataaCTCATTTGGTAAAAACACTTGAGATTTCCTGAGGATAGATGCAATATTTCTGATAATATTTTGTCACTGATACCTGATCTCACTTCTTGGACTAGGTCTTGCTCTACACAAATTGCCTGTTCCAATCACTTACAGTTAATGTtacattagaatcaggtttaatatcactggcgtatattgtgaaatttatcTTGTAGCagaagtacaatgcaacacataattaaatctataaattacagtaagtgtgcaTATACATATTATTTATAACtgtccatacagaaatctgatggaggaagggaagaagctgttcctgaaatgttgagtgtgtgtattcaggctcctgtacctccttgatggtagcaatgagaagagggcatgtcctggctaatGGGGATCCTTGTTAttggatggtagcaatgagaagagggcatgtcctggctaatGGGGATCCTTGTTAttggatggtagcaatgagaagagggcatgtcttggccAATGGGGATCCTTGTTATTGGATGCCGCCTACATGACCCttggccttttgaaggtgttctagatgctggggaggctggtgcccaggatggagctggttgagtcacaactttctgcagctttttctgatcctgcgcaTTTCTGATCCGCAGTGACATAACCAGTTAGAACGCACTTTGCggtgcctctgtagaaatttgtgagtgtctttggtgacataccaattctcctccaattccaaatgaaatgtagctgctctTTATGTAACCTCAGTCATTATTGTGCAGTGTTACATAACCTTGCAGTGTTATGTAATCAAGGTTACATAAACACCATACAACAATGACTGAGCAGCCATCATAAAGATTTCCTCAAGTGATGTTTCCAATTTTCTCAGCCTCAGTTCCATGAGATCTAACCTAGCAACTGTATATAAAACACATcaaacagatcaggcagcatctatggagggaaatgaacagtcaacattttggccagAGATCCTTTGAGATCAAtgttctcggcctgaaaggttaactgtttattcccctctgtagatgccacctgacctgctgagatcctccaacagCTTGTGTGAGTTGATGAAGATTTacagcatatgcagaatctcatgtgtctgTGAAAAGTCCCAAGCGTCCTGACCAATGTTGATCCTTTAACCAACAGCTTATAGTAGAATATGTgctaattcaaagtaaatttattactaaagtaCATATTTGTTACTGTGCACAACCCTGAGAtagattttcttgtgggctttcacagtaaatacaagaaacacaataggatcaatgaaagactacacccaacaggacagacaaacaaccaatgtgcaaaagacaaaaataactgaaaaaatacaaaggaaaaatgaaatagtaataaataaataagcaataaatatcatgaaatgtccttgaaagtaaatccataggttgtgggacagCCAGTTTTGGAAtgactgaagttgagtgaagttatcccctttggttcaagagcctgctggttgaggggtactaactgttcccgACCCTGGTGGTGCTGAGTCCCAAGGCTCATACTGTGTGAGCGTTCTATACACTGACTGCTGAGTTACACTTTACTAGGTTGACTACCCTTAAAAGAAAGTACATAATTATTTGTCAAGCACTCTCTAGTTATGGATGGCTGTATAACTGGGAGGTAATGAGAGGTACTTATGGCTTTGCACAAATGTACTTCACGAATTATAATTGGTTGTGCTGGATTTGCTTCAGTGGGTTTTGACTGTAAGTCTCCTTGGCTGATTGTGTACATCGTCTGTCTTTGAGCCAGGCCAGCTGACACTCAGCTCGGTTGTGGTGGTTCTGCAGCGTTGAATCTGTCAGCACTGAAAGACAAAGTATCTTCAAGGGTTGAGTCCAGCGGCTTTTAACTGATATGCAATgtcctttgttttgtttttcaggaGGACGTGTGGAGCTGAGGGAAAGTTTGGTGAAGTGTTCCAGTTGAGAGTGAAGTGCCTTAATGGAAGCTTTTGATCCCATCTCTTgctgattaatttttttttacaacaaaaGATCCATTGAGGAGAATGAGTGTTTTTAATCACACCAGAACAAAACTTCATGTCATCTGCTTCCAGTGACCCTGGGAATGGCAACGCTGGCCTGAATGCTGCTGCTGGGTTCACCTCTGGGCTCCTTGTGTCCCGACAGGTGCAGAATGAAGCCAGTCACTCCGGTCGGTTCTCCATCGCCCCTCAGACTGTTGAACAAAGGCCCAGAGTATCTCCGCAAGCAAATAGAAAGCGACAACAGGAGCCGGGCGCTGAGCGCTGTTGAGAGGCTTGAAGCGGACAAGCCCAAGTACGTTAAAAGCCAGCAAGCAATGACCGCTAAGCAAGAGGCCGGAGGTAGTCCTTGTGCATCGCCATCATTTGGTGGGAACCGGGTCAGGCCTTGCGAAGCCAGAGTTCCATGCCAAGAACTTAATTCCAGGAAAGAAAATACCAACATGGAGGAGCTTAATAACGCCAGGAATATCTTGCTGGACAAGCCTTCCCATGATACGGTAGTTACCAGGAGGACCGTCTCCAAAAGAGTCATGAGGCCCGACTCCTTGGTCATCTATAGGCAGAAACGGGATTGCAAGATAGGGAGCACTGAGACCTCCAGGGGTTACAACTTCATTCGGCGACTGTTCCAGGGGTCAATGAGAGACAAGCAGATGGTCTCTCTGGAAACGCAGAAGGTCATCCTGAAGGGGGATGCCAGGtccttccctgaaggaaaccccCACACATGTCAATTAACCATCAGTGATGAAGCACAAACTGAGAATCATTGTGTCGGTCTCGTTTCCCAGAAAGAAGTGACAAGCTGCCCTACGTCACCCACCTGCATTACCAAGACTGAGAACTTGCCAAGCGAGGCCCCTAAAGCTAATGGGCAAGTAGTCTTGAGAAACAGGACTTTACAACGCTCAAATTCTGACCTCCCTCTGCGTAACTCTGTTGCTTTGTCAGAAAAGGACCGTTTTTTCAATTACTGTGGCCTTGACCTGGATGTGGTGGACTGCCTTGGGATGTCAAAGTTCTCTCCTGCCAACTCGGACTCCACCTTGCTCAGAGTTCAGAACACTGGCTTGGCTGACAGTGAAGGCAGTGAATTTTCTGGCTGGAGTCGAGACGGAGAAGGCCTTTATGAGGAAGAAATTCACGAGCAAATCTCTTCGGGGATTTCTGTCATTGAGAGGAACGCACGGGTCATCAAGTGGCTATATAGCTGCAAGAAGGCCAAAGAGGGACCAAAGGAGTCAACTGTGTAGAGAAGAGATGCTTTAAATTGCGTAGATACTGTTGTCCTGCATTACAATCTGGGTTATCAGAAGGGAATTGGAGCGGATTGAATCTTCAAGTATTTAAAAgctttattttcattatttaacTTTAAAGACTACTTTTCAGTTTTGGCATGAATGTTTTATTTGAAGACATTAAGCAAATGGTGGTTGTTTCGTGCAGCATTTAAATATGATCAACCCAGGTTAGATGGGGATTGTATTACATTGTGCCTTGTTTATTCTCTCATTTGAAATTAAAAATCATTTTGTTGTTCATTTTAATGTACCCAAACTAGTAACAAGCACAACCAAATCCAGCACAGCTCAGATTAGAAACATTTTCCTTTACAATTATCAAAGCTGTTTTATATGATGTCTCAAAGTATTTTCGTAGCggatttaatttttgttttgagTATGCATTAAGTCCTCGTTATCCAGAAACTTCCTATCCGCGAAGTCGTGAGGTCAGCCTTGTGTGGAAGTGGGCAGCCCCTGCCAATGGGGGCAGCAGGGAGGGGGTGTTATTATTCGCAAATAATCTGTGTCACAAGTTTCCACAACACAAATCTGCATTATATGCACATACTTCCAGAAGCACAAGTGGGGTTAAAATGGTCTTGTTGTGTACACTTTTCCACGAGTTCTGTGACGGTGAATTTTATTgtatgtt comes from the Mobula hypostoma chromosome 26, sMobHyp1.1, whole genome shotgun sequence genome and includes:
- the fam110d gene encoding protein FAM110A, whose amino-acid sequence is MLLLGSPLGSLCPDRCRMKPVTPVGSPSPLRLLNKGPEYLRKQIESDNRSRALSAVERLEADKPKYVKSQQAMTAKQEAGGSPCASPSFGGNRVRPCEARVPCQELNSRKENTNMEELNNARNILLDKPSHDTVVTRRTVSKRVMRPDSLVIYRQKRDCKIGSTETSRGYNFIRRLFQGSMRDKQMVSLETQKVILKGDARSFPEGNPHTCQLTISDEAQTENHCVGLVSQKEVTSCPTSPTCITKTENLPSEAPKANGQVVLRNRTLQRSNSDLPLRNSVALSEKDRFFNYCGLDLDVVDCLGMSKFSPANSDSTLLRVQNTGLADSEGSEFSGWSRDGEGLYEEEIHEQISSGISVIERNARVIKWLYSCKKAKEGPKESTV